One window from the genome of Oncorhynchus kisutch isolate 150728-3 linkage group LG21, Okis_V2, whole genome shotgun sequence encodes:
- the LOC109866394 gene encoding sialomucin core protein 24 isoform X1, whose product MFLKLVYVTLVLALVSATTTADVVECATFDCGACVGDCQWMNCTFTATPDVSNVSCVNVTSVNSQNMTIGACSNETCSVEPLISSSAKPTTPTMSAIPTVINVTNSSTTESTTANLTTAVPTALPTNGTVPVSDTTTASNSTASPVVPSPAPHKKATFDAASFIGGIVLVLGLQAVLFFLYKFCKSKDRNYHTL is encoded by the exons ATGTTTTTAAAACTTGTGTACGTTACATTGGTACTCGCATTGGTGAGTGCAACAACAACTGCAGACGTAG TTGAATGTGCTACATTTGATTGTGGCGCATGTGTTGGTGACTGTCAATGGATGAACTGCACAT TTACAGCAACTCCAGATGTCTCCAATGTCTCCTGTGTCAACGTCACCTCCGTAAACAGTCAGAACATGACCATAGGCGCCTGCTCCAATGAAACCTGCTCAG TGGAGCCTTTAATTTCAAGTTCAGCCAAACCTACTACCCCCACCATGTCTGCTATCCCTACGGTCATCAATGTCACTAACAGCTCCACCACTGAGTCCACCACAG CTAACCTGACTACTGCAGTACCAACCGCCCTGCCCACTAACGGCACCGTCCCAGTCTCTGACACAACGACTGCTTCAA ACAGCACTGCGTCACCAGTGGTGCCCTCTCCTGCACCTCATAAGAAGGCAACGTTTGACGCAGCGAGCTTCATTGGGGGCATCGTGCTGGTCCTGGGCCTGCAGGCTGTGCTCTTCTTCCTCTACAAGTTCTGCAAGTCCAAGGACCGCAACTACCACACCCTCTGA
- the LOC109866394 gene encoding sialomucin core protein 24 isoform X2 → MFLKLVYVTLVLALVSATTTADVVECATFDCGACVGDCQWMNCTFTATPDVSNVSCVNVTSVNSQNMTIGACSNETCSANLTTAVPTALPTNGTVPVSDTTTASNSTASPVVPSPAPHKKATFDAASFIGGIVLVLGLQAVLFFLYKFCKSKDRNYHTL, encoded by the exons ATGTTTTTAAAACTTGTGTACGTTACATTGGTACTCGCATTGGTGAGTGCAACAACAACTGCAGACGTAG TTGAATGTGCTACATTTGATTGTGGCGCATGTGTTGGTGACTGTCAATGGATGAACTGCACAT TTACAGCAACTCCAGATGTCTCCAATGTCTCCTGTGTCAACGTCACCTCCGTAAACAGTCAGAACATGACCATAGGCGCCTGCTCCAATGAAACCTGCTCAG CTAACCTGACTACTGCAGTACCAACCGCCCTGCCCACTAACGGCACCGTCCCAGTCTCTGACACAACGACTGCTTCAA ACAGCACTGCGTCACCAGTGGTGCCCTCTCCTGCACCTCATAAGAAGGCAACGTTTGACGCAGCGAGCTTCATTGGGGGCATCGTGCTGGTCCTGGGCCTGCAGGCTGTGCTCTTCTTCCTCTACAAGTTCTGCAAGTCCAAGGACCGCAACTACCACACCCTCTGA
- the LOC109866394 gene encoding sialomucin core protein 24 isoform X3: MKTSTLKFTATPDVSNVSCVNVTSVNSQNMTIGACSNETCSVEPLISSSAKPTTPTMSAIPTVINVTNSSTTESTTANLTTAVPTALPTNGTVPVSDTTTASNSTASPVVPSPAPHKKATFDAASFIGGIVLVLGLQAVLFFLYKFCKSKDRNYHTL; this comes from the exons ATGAAAACGTCAACATTAaagt TTACAGCAACTCCAGATGTCTCCAATGTCTCCTGTGTCAACGTCACCTCCGTAAACAGTCAGAACATGACCATAGGCGCCTGCTCCAATGAAACCTGCTCAG TGGAGCCTTTAATTTCAAGTTCAGCCAAACCTACTACCCCCACCATGTCTGCTATCCCTACGGTCATCAATGTCACTAACAGCTCCACCACTGAGTCCACCACAG CTAACCTGACTACTGCAGTACCAACCGCCCTGCCCACTAACGGCACCGTCCCAGTCTCTGACACAACGACTGCTTCAA ACAGCACTGCGTCACCAGTGGTGCCCTCTCCTGCACCTCATAAGAAGGCAACGTTTGACGCAGCGAGCTTCATTGGGGGCATCGTGCTGGTCCTGGGCCTGCAGGCTGTGCTCTTCTTCCTCTACAAGTTCTGCAAGTCCAAGGACCGCAACTACCACACCCTCTGA